In the Hermetia illucens chromosome 1, iHerIll2.2.curated.20191125, whole genome shotgun sequence genome, TCACGTTAATTACAGTACAGGAGATTGTCTGCGAAGGTTCCAGCTTCGGTACAATTTAAGAATCGGTATCAAGAACCTTAAGGTGGTGACCCCGGAGCGAACACTACAACCATCGCTACCGCCGCAGCCCAAGCCCCAGCTACCGTCATCAACGCCGCCGCCGTAGTCGACGCCACAGCCGTCGCCACCATCACCACCGTAGACGCCACCGCCGCCCCAAACGTCATCACCGCAGCACCAGACGTCatcaccgcagccccagacgtcatcaccgcagccccagacgcaATCACCGCAGCCCCAGATGTCATCAACACAGCAGCAGCAGCGAacgcaacagcagcaacaacagcaagtcatcatcatcaacggcgaaatagccgatatccggtctaggcctgccttaataaggaactccagacatctcggttttgcgccgaggtccaccaattcgatatccctaaaagctgtctggcgtcctgacctacgccatggctccatcttaggcagggtctgcctcgtcttctttttctaccatagatattgctcttatagactctccgggtgggatcatcctcatccatacggattaagtgacccgcccaccgtaacctattgagcctgattttatccacaaccggacggtcatcgtatcgctcatagatttcgtcattgtgtaggctacggaatcgtccatcctcatgtagggggccaaaaaattcttcggaggattcttctctcgaacgcggccaagagttcgcaatttttcttgctaagaacccaagtttccgaggaatacatgaggactggcaagatcatagtcttgtacgggaagagctttgaccctatggtgatatgtttcgagcgaaacagtctttgtaagctgaaataggctctgttggctgacaacaactgttatccgttgtgattttcgaccctagataggagaaattgtcaacggtctcaaagttgtattctcctatccttattcttgttcgtgtttgaccagtgcggtttgatgttgttggttgattcgtctttggtgctgacgttgccaccatatattttgtcttgccttcattgatgtgcagcccaagatctcgcgccaatcagtgcctgctcgatctggatgaaggcagtttgtacatctcgggtggttcttcccatgatgtcgatatcgtcagcataggccagtagttgagtggacttaaagaggatcgtacctcttgcatttacatcagcatcacggatcactttctctagggccaggtaaaaggagctctgttcgaaagtggacataaatccatggggtagcgcctataaaatcgtgacagacgATTCAGacgccgatcgtctccgcagatcacgtgccctatacttttgtcgaaaataatccaggggttatttccccagcaagagggggatactgacaccttccagcgccccctgaatgtgacgccgattccaccagtcaccagggacgagctgatggagatctgcagtcgaataggcgacagtaaagcccggggtcttgacggcataccgaataaggccctcaaacttgccgtcaaatgtagatcggatatgttcgcggagctgttcgaaacgcaCATGTCGAAGGGGATTCTTtcttgcaccatggaagcggcagaagctggtgctgttgtctaaggctggcaaatctccaaggggaaccgtcctcctatagacccatatgtcttctagacactatggggaaaatgttggagcgggttatttataatagactactcccagccgtcgagagccaagggggcctttcagataagcAGTACgggttccgtaaaaccagatcaaccattgatgccatcaaaatgattgctggcttggccgaaaatacaactcacggaaggggttgcaccagcaaatattgcgtggtggtgaccctggatgtgaggaatgcatttaactcggacaattggaaccttatacgaaagtctctggcgactattggtgttcccacctacctcgccgctattatcgatagctacttgaaagagcgcacactctggtatgataccgatgatggacccaaagagtacgttgtctccgcgggtgtcccacagggctctgtactgggcccactactgtggaacatcatgtataatgacgtactcaaccttccggttgcgaaggaggccacggtggtgggttacgccgatgatatagcactggttgtggtcgcaaagcatctccaggatgctgagttgtactcaagcgaagcaatcagtgttgttaaggcttggttggaGAGTGCTGGACTAGCACTCGCTGAAGAAAAGATgtaagcggtcctcatcactaagcgccgtaaaagaaattacgcctgtattagaatcgggaatcgtattatcacttccaagccggccatcaaatacttgggggtgatgatagacggaggacttaattttaagtagcacatagagcatacttgcaaaagagcatccaccacgagtattgctctggcaaggatgatgccgaacgtaggaggaccgcggcatacttgcaggctgctcatagccagggtggtgagctctgtatgcagtcccagttgggggaaagcactgcaggttttaggcaatacacataaactgagtacggtttacagaagaacatccctaagggtgtgttctgccttcaggaccgtctcagacgatgcagcgttcattATCTCGGGAatggtgccgattgacatcctggcaaccgaaatgatgaacatttacaacaccaagtccatctctcccttatctcaggtgaaaaaaaaagccgaaaggcagagatccataagcagatgggaccagtcagaaaaggatcgttggacttacaggttgatcccttccatcggggagtggctggagagaaagcatgggcagatcaattataatctcacccagtttctcaccggccatggaggataccgtcaatatctgtataggtttaaattggacacctcgcctaattgttcaaagtgcggggtcccagagaacccagcgcacgttttcttccagtgtcctaggttcgtggaagaaaggaggaacctagaagaaactctaggtgaagtggtaacaccggaaaattttgtccggagaatggtagcctgtcaggaagactgggatgcgatcagttccatgatcgcagtaatccaggataaactgcgaaaggcagaagaagtgaggaagacgcggttacgaaccccgcggatagacgaaaggagacctagctaaagtaagctaactccgccccgtgatgtaataccttaaggtggttccacggggtaggggggaggggggggggggggagtcgggggtggttttagtgggtaaagatcccacactctggcgttcccaggccagagtcttttaaagattgccgcctcctcaaaaaaaaaggttaaagaggacgcatgatagtatgctggtcccaagcccaggtaaaggaggagggtttgaggcaacgttctctgtactatcctcagtaaaacaaaaataaaatgctgagatcagggaaagagataaatagagtatagttggagttattctactatgctaaatcctacctgatctctcttggtgacaggccccgcgacaggtcgaccaagaaaatgcatagaatgtcgttacaaacatgatgatcggattaagtcacaggcctcggagaaatgctagggcgtccacctcagtcgacgcgacaggacgggccccggtcctgtcgagaaatgggcaagggttcttgacgcatggacggcgtcaggacgtaagcaagttagtccgcacacaacgaacaaaacaaatacgtgtctgcacgctaaatgttggtaccctaactggaaagacggaggaactcgcaagagcccttcggaaaaggtgcattgacatctgcgttctgcaagaaacccgatggtctggcgacattgaacgcgaacgcggtaaaaatggctacaaagttctctattttggtaacccacacactcaatatggtgttggcattgccatctcagcgggtttccgtgatgccattaaagaagtcgaacgatttgatgatcggctgatgaagctcaccattatatcagctgatcgcactattcacttcttcaccgcgtatgcactacagacaggtcgacctgatgccgagaaagatgccttctggcaacttctcgatgaaaagacttgtcacgtgcctgctgacgattacgtaatcattgccggcgaccttaatggtcatgtgggtgaaaaggcagacgataacaggtgccatgggggaaaggggttcggagcgcgcaatgaaggtggcgaacgtataatcgattttgcggacacccatgaccttgtacttatgaatacatggttcatcaaacggttgtctcatcttcccacattttatagtgggaacaataaaacgcaaatcgactatattctcataagacgccaacattttaccactatcactgattgcaaagtcgttccctatgagaccatcgcacctcaacatcggccgttgattgctgtcctgcgaattaagccaccgataaaacagcgtgaggaacgcactggcccgcggcgcattaaatggtggcgatttggtgagaagaacgaagaaacggtctcactcatacgattgccaaccattacgaatgtggaagaatcatggaaccaaatgaaagacacgatccacaaagcggcctctgcaaccctcggggtcaccaagccgggtaagcggtacatcaaccgagatacttggctttggagtgatgatgttgaaatgaaggtccgtgaaaagaaacgcctgtaccataaatttctcgacgatagaaCGCCTGCTaagtggcaaatttataagaatgccaaccgggaagcaaagaaagcggtcgctgtcacccgagcgaaccatttcaaaaatctttacgataaactggacactcgcgatggcgagagagatctgtatcgacttgctaaaagccgtgatgaacgcacacaggatatcgaacacttctgttgtgttaatgacaagaacggtactttgcttaccaaccgtcgagccgcaacggatagatggcgagaatacttcgagcagatttcaactgaagaatttgctcatcctccacttccacaatcattgccgacatttggagcagttccaccagtcagcgcaactgaagtcgaggaggcaataaaacaaatgaaatcggggaaagcaacaggacctgacgacatcgcatctgagctctggaaagcgaagagctgggacccaacactgtggctcagtgaattctttaaccgggttattcaggaaggaagaacaccatctgactggcaagaaactacaactgttccaatatagaaaaagaaaggtagcccagtagaatgttcaaattaccgtccaatccggttaccgattcttgacaaccgtattcgcgaaatcgttgaaataaccgtgaatcaagccggatttgtcaagaactgcggaactactgacgcaatacacgctgtgggttactcatggagaaacaccgtgagaagcatcgccctctttacattgcctttctggatctagagaaagcgtttgaccgtgtaccacacgaactcatctggtatgctttacgacaacatttcgtgccagaagaactcgtgcgctggattcaattgctctaccacgatccgaaaagtaaagttcgaagtatggcgggtgtatcaaaaccgcttcgtgtctctgttggagttcatcaagggagtgccctctcaccactcctctttgtgcttcttatggacaccgtcacacgggatatccaatgtccagcgccctacacactgctttatgcagatgatgttttcctagcatctgatagcaaaaatgatctcgagcaatttgttcaaaaatggaatgatcgcctcatgcaacacggtctcagattgaatttaaacaaaactgaatttttgacgaccgatccccatgaaacacgcacaatcactgtcagccgcagtgatttgcccagaactgagcgacttaaatacctcgggtcaacgctatcagccaatggagagctgcgttatgaaattgcttcatgcattaacgcaacctggatgaagtggcgttccacaactggtgtcctttgttttcgacgtatcaacgaacatctcaaatctaaaatttaccgcaatgtcgtccgtccagtcgctctctatggttctgagtgttggccgactataaaagacaatgaacggcgtcttgcggtaatggagacgaagatgctactttggactagtggcatcacacgtttagatcacatccgaaatgaggatatccgcgatcgttatggtatGTACTcgtatggtatggtatggtcacgcaattcgtgcaaacgagaattcacttgcaaagattggtctgaacatcgaagtcgatggtaaacgtccaaaaggcagacctaagcaacggtggtttgatacgctggatggggatttgaaagcctcgagattgcacccagatcaggcattcgatagagctaaatggcgaagccgatcacgacgagccgaccccgcttgtgaacgggacaaaggctgaagaaaaagaagatgatagagcatccccttgtcatagaccgttgttgatgtcgaatggtccttcttgagagtgatcctgctgcttttatctggcctcgcacagtggtcagggtcagcctagtcagtcttatcaatttcgtcgggataccgaattctctcatgaccgtgtacagttttacccacgTTTAGCTTGCATGTGTTTATTTCGTTAGGTGCACGTGAATCCCCGCGTTTGTTGATGTTTTCTTTGTATCCGATGACACATGAGGGATCGAAGTCTTCAAAGGactccccacattcccgagcctggctagcacagaggcgtgcaagcaagTATTTGCGGGCGAATGTTCACGTcagtttcgccatctttttaggtctttgggatagctcttccctctaggtcgtctccggccactcaggagtCATTACAAAATCCATCCAAAATGATTGCGTATTTCTAAAAAGCCACCAGAAAGGAGCTGTAAAGGATAATGTTTCCGGACAGGGGTCTCAAAGGGGTTCAAGAATATTCTCATTTCTACTGAGgtagaaataaaaacaaatgccattttcaattataaaaaatatattattttaaaaatcgcTTGTTAGCTCAGTCCTAAATAAAATTACTACACATTATATCAACTACATGTATATTCATTCACTTATCTATTCAATTTCTCTCTTTTCACAATTAACAAGTCGAAAAAGGCAATTTTCTTCAACGTTATTATCTACTACTCGTTacggctaaattaaagcgacaaaaaacaaaacagttCAAGCATAATCAGTGTAATAACGATATGACAGTAAGTAAATGTTCTGGTTCGGTCCCTCGAGGGTACATTGGATCGCAATTAACAttacaaatacaaataaattcCACTTAAAAATCTATGAAATAAATAAGCATGTGTGAATTTATAAATTTACTTTCGTCTCCTGGTTTCATTGCTGCAACCTCATTGGGGAAAATGCGAGAAAATGCTGCACTCTGGGAATCAATGTGAACTGGAATTTCTTCTGGATTTCAATGTGAATGCTTCTCTTGGCTCTAACTTTCCTTTCTATTTGCAGTAATCATGTCAAGTGCGGGATCAGCCAGCATTAAATGCAATCGCTACAGAGACTAGCGTGGATTCTAACTCAAGTTCAATTCAATTTACTTCTGGTGGTCAAAAATTTACTGAGAACAGGGATCAGCTTAAAGATTAACATTTGTTGAggtcacttttctcagaaaagcaGAGTCAACTTTTCAGTAACAAGAAGCATCAATTAGGGGAGCTGCCTGCAGTGATGATGAGAATGGGCTGAGGTTCTATCAAACAAATTTTACCACCGCGAAGCAATTGTTGCCTAACGCTCTATAACAAAATCCATGAATGGCAAACAGAAAATGTTAGAAAGGAAAGGGATGGGATATGTCTgcaattaaataaattgaagTCGGACCTGCAATTTCTGTGTTTTTCGatgttaatatttttcattgaagagaGAAGTGTATTGTCTAGCTATGGATGAGAAATTTGTCGATCTAACATATTTTTTCGTGGGAAAAAGAGGGGGTAAAACAAGTGAGCAAAAGAGGTTGATCCGACTAATCATTTTTCTTGTCTTCATCATCTTTCTCAGTCATCGGCTCATCATCTACGCCATTTTCACCAACTGGAGCTTCAGCTGGATTATTATCTGCCAAAACGGTAGCGATATTTTCGGTGCTATTTGATGGCTTGATATCATCGTTCTTTGGCACCCGTCTAGCTTCGTCATCTGTGTCGGGACCTGTAAGGATTACAAATGAATGTGAAGCGGAAAAGATAAGATCATCGAGCCCCAATCCAGCTTACCTGAGTCTTTTTCTGAGGTTGATGTCGATGAGCTTGAACTTTCGCGTCGTCTCTTCATATCATCTCCGCTGGCAATAGCATGCGTTGGGGTAGCCATCGGAAGTTTCGGTGCGATAGGACGTGATTTACGTGATGGGTTCATCGTTCCACAGAAAGCACAGCGGAAGGCTGCATATTCATACTCTTCCTGAAGAGCCATACCTGAAGTTGAACAAAATAGGAAACATCAACCATTTTCCTCTCATGGTGCTAGTATATCCAATCCCTACCGTTATGTCCATAGCATTCCTTACAAATCATTGCAAATCGATTGTGTGGCCCGTCTCCTATTAGATAGTCCACCATCTTCTCAAGAACACCTTTATTGCCTTGATTGATTATGGGATATGGAGTGCGTTTTCGTTGCTGTATTGGCTGAACCTGCAGATTTGTATTTCTTTGTGCAACAATACCCGTTCCTGCCTGTGCGGCTGGGGTTAGATTCCCGCTACTATTAATGGTGTTATTGTTGTTGAATATTGTATTTCGGAttggtgtccgaggggatattgaCGGGCTAAGATTCGGATTTATGGTCACTTGTTGGATCGTTGTTTTCGGTTGTTGGAATGACGATGGTCCACGATACGTGGTCAATGACTGTGACTGCGCTTGCATTTTTATGGGAGTCGCAGACGTCGTTGTTAAACGAGGGGTAAGGCCTGGATAATATAACACAGTAAGCAACTAATGACTATCGAAAAAACAACATTTTGCTTACTCCCAGGAGATTTCAAATCAGTCTTTGGCACGCCACCGAATCTGTTCAGGATTTCAATTGCAACCTAGAAAATAAAGACGAACCAGGTAAATCAAATTCAAAGGGTTACAGACTACAGGACGCCTACCTTATATGTTTCTGTGTCCAatactttttcaattattttcttcttttccgcTCGCATCGATGTCAATTTTCTTgagtttttattcaatttccgtTGGAAATACCACGCTACTAAtcgttttattaaaaatattctgTAATTAGAAGGCATTGTTCATTTTTACCGTACATAATAGCACGCACGGGCTTATACTCACAGTAGAGGTATGATTAACATTGGTACTGAATATGTGATACGTTCCGTCCATGTTGGCgggaaaaatacaaaatagaaTATGATAAAACCTATCACATAAAGGCCAATGGATATCACAAGAAAATTTCCAACAAAACGTTTTTGTTGTGCCTGCGTACTAACAGAATATTCTTCAATGTCTTTTATGTCCTGTTCGAGCTTCTCTAAAACTTCATATGTTGTTTTCTctttctgaaattttttttaaaatatcaatTAAATTAGTTAAAATTTGGTGTATTTTAAACAATCTCTCTACACCAGGCGTTCTGCGGGCAGTATTGTTGTGTTAATGCTGTTTGGATTAAGATTAGAGCTACCTGGAAGATGGGACTAGTGGAGGACTTTAAACCTCTTATGGTAATTGTGGACAATTGACTCGACCATATTCACCAATAATCATTAAGAAGTGGAATATAACTTGATCAGAGAAATTTGACGTTAGTTTCCAGCTAACAAGAGTAGTCGCTATTTGGGTCCCGTACAAATGTCGGAAAGTATTTGTATTAAAAATGAAACCGaacattttttcatgaaatttctTTCCCTATTTAACATAATCGTTTTTAGGACGCTACACTTTTCCTAAGACTTCAAATCCACCTCCGACTTTTAGTAATCAGGTTGTGGCACGGATTTgggaggcctcaccagattcatgctcctccacggagaaatctgtgggagacaaacaggctctccacttcagtggaaaacctacacatGGTGTATACGGCGCGAGCAGCCAGAAAgcatagtacagcaactcccttaataagagcaactggaaacctgactacggccggcctggcggtgacactgttgtctaactcttccaaaaaaaaaaacggaggaGGAAAGctcgacagaaggaaacttcagccgtaaAGGAGAATGGACTACAGActtgcttgtcagaaccttctcctcagcctctaccaggaaaaaaggaagaaagggaagctggtgatgtggacccATCTGGTgtaattccggtatgtggaaacagagccatgcagcccggacatcGTAAATCTGGGAGGACTTCCAAGCGACGATAACGGAATGTACTGCGAATGAAGGCGACGTTTTT is a window encoding:
- the LOC119661250 gene encoding endoplasmic reticulum junction formation protein lunapark-B, which encodes MGVILAKFRKEKTTYEVLEKLEQDIKDIEEYSVSTQAQQKRFVGNFLVISIGLYVIGFIIFYFVFFPPTWTERITYSVPMLIIPLLIFLIKRLVAWYFQRKLNKNSRKLTSMRAEKKKIIEKVLDTETYKVAIEILNRFGGVPKTDLKSPGSLTPRLTTTSATPIKMQAQSQSLTTYRGPSSFQQPKTTIQQVTINPNLSPSISPRTPIRNTIFNNNNTINSSGNLTPAAQAGTGIVAQRNTNLQVQPIQQRKRTPYPIINQGNKGVLEKMVDYLIGDGPHNRFAMICKECYGHNGMALQEEYEYAAFRCAFCGTMNPSRKSRPIAPKLPMATPTHAIASGDDMKRRRESSSSSTSTSEKDSGPDTDDEARRVPKNDDIKPSNSTENIATVLADNNPAEAPVGENGVDDEPMTEKDDEDKKND